The DNA region TGTTCAAAAATAACATAAGCACCTGGCTGACGGTCTTGTACGGCAGCCGACATACGCTTCAAGTTAGCAATACGTGCATTATCCGGTCCATTTGCCCAGTCATTCGATCCATAAGGGGTATTAGAAAAACCCTTTGTAAAGTCATAACGGAAACCATCAATTTTATATTCTGACATCCAGAAACCGGCTACACTATCTACCAGAGCACGGGTATACTCACTCTCATGATTGAAATCATATCCCCATGAAAGGCTCGGATTCTTGATATTTGATTCTTGATTATACCACGGATTATCAGCAGAAGGTTTTCCATCCGCATCCCTATATAGGAGATAAAAAGGAGACTGACCAAAGCTATGATTCAGCACAAGGTCGATAATAACAGCCATCCCTTGACCATGACATTCATCTACAAAAGCTCTTAAATCATTTTTTGTACCGTAATACTTATCTACGGCAAAATAGAATGAAGGATTATACCCCCAACTCGTGTTTCCTTCAAACTCATTAACGGGCATCAGTTCTATTGCGTTTACCCCCAGATTCTTCAAGTACTCCAGTTTTTCTTTTGCAGCATTAAAAGTATGTTCCTCAGTAAAGTCACGAATCAGCATTTCATAAATAACCAACTTTTCAGAAGCAGGGCGCTCAAAGTTCTTCACTTTCCAGTTATAAGCAGTCTGTCCTGTTTGCAGGACGGAAACAATACCTTCTGCTTTTCCGGTCGGATAGGCTTTCAAATTCGGATATGTTGTACTCTCGATATACTTGTCATTCCAAGGATCCAAAACTTTATCTGTATATGGGTCTGCCACATAAATAGAACCATCTACCAAATATTGGAAAGCATATTCTTCACCTTTAACCAAGCCTGAAAGAGTTATCCAGAAATATTCACCGTCTTGTTTCAGTTGATAGTCTGCTTTAGGCGTCCAATCATTAAAGTCACCTACCACATACACATACTTTTTACCCGGAGCCTGCAATACCAAAGTTACTTCCGTATCACTGATATAGTTAATACCGGGACGTACTCCCTTAGGCATCGTTTCCGAAGTACTTGTTCCATTCAGTACTGTTACTTCTTGTGTAGCTGATTCTGTTTTACCATTAGCAGTAGCCTCTACTTTCAAAGTATAGCTTCCGGCAGTTGAGAATGTATGAGGTTGGGAAATAGTAGTAGTATTAGTTGCTGTAGCTATTTCGTCCGCATTTACATAAAGCTTCAAATCGGAAGCCGTAGAGGCAGAAGCTTTAATCGTAAAAGGTGTACCAATAAGTATATTTTCTTTTTCAGCAGGTTGGTCGAATCGAACGGTTAAACCAACAGCATGTACATCTACGAATATATCTTTACCACCTGTTTCCTTTCCTTCTTTTGATTTATCAGCACTACGAAACACGAAAGCTAACTGTGTTACAGTTTCGCCACTCTTAACGCCATAATATTCACGAATACTAGGAGTTAGCTTTAATTGCCATTTATCATTTCCCAGTGAAGTCATTTTATACTTTGCTGAGTTATCTCCCCATGTCGGAGCATATTGCCAAGCTGTGCCCCCAATTGTCACCCCTGTATGTGCATACACATCACCGGTAAAGCCCTTCAATCCGGCCGTACCTTTCGTTGCATCAAAAATAATGGTGACTTCATCATTCTCCGTCGGGAAAGCCGGAGTAGTGGTTACTATTTGCGCTTGCATGGCTAAAACAGCTAACAAACAAATAGAAAAAGCGTAGAGTCTTTTCATTCGGTATCAATTTATTAGTTAATGGTTCAAAAGTACAGTAGTTATCCCAAATTATCAAGTGCTTGAAACAGAAGCAAGAGAAGAAGTAGTGCAAACGGTTGCATGAGCCAAAGCATATATTCCTTTTATGAATATAAAGCAAAATATATCAGATTTTGTTTTAAGTAACTTGAGCAGCCTAAAAAACAAGCTAAACCCTCTTCCTCATATTAAAAATGAGAAAGAGGGCTTAATTTAAATTCTAAACTAGAATCACTTAAAAACTCCTGTACCGTCAGTGAAATTCAAATAAGCTTTCTGACCTTCTGAAACGCTTACCCGTTCCTGGTCGCCACCGTTGCCTCGATAAACAATCTTTCCATCGAGAACGATGAATTCCGCTTTCCACCAATCATAGCCACCAAAACTGACACACATACGCACTTCTTTATTTGTCATGAATGCAGGAGATACAAATTCCCCATCCTTTGTTTCCGGAATAACAAACTTTCCCGTTTCATCAACACTCCATCCTGCAGGAGCCGTATCCCCTATCAAATAAACATTCGGAACCAACACATTAACTATACGTTCCACACCATTAACAACATGAAGCAGATACCAACCGGCGTTCTTAACTTCTAAATTATTATCAGCATCAGCAACCAAACCTGCACCGGCCTCATCATTCACCGTTGCCTGACCACCGAAATCATTTCCCCAGCCAGCCTGCGGAGCAAACTTAATCTTTTCGCCAACACTCAAATATACAATCGTCCAATAATCAGTACCTGTACCATTTACCGGAGTAAGTTGTTTCCATACACCACCCCAAGAGTATTCACTGCCCGTCATATAAAGTTCCGTAGGAGCTTCCGTAATTTCATAAGTATAATCCATCATATTAATGGTCATATTATACTTACCGGCTTTCGCAATCTTTCCTGCACCGGCACCCTCATTCACGAGTTGACCGCTCATAGCATCATCTCCATCCACTTTAGGACCTACAACTCCAGGATTTGCAAAAAAATCACCTGCATCAATATTCTTTTGAGGAATGATTTTCCAATACTGATCATCAACTGTTGTAGTAAAGGAGATGGTAAACACAGGATCATCATAAACATTCACATCACTATGAGTGAATTTTACCATACTCGCTTCATTCCATCCAACCATATCACCAACAAGATAATACGATTCTGAGATATCAGGTTTAATAAGCGTTACTTGTACTTCTACCTGATTGGAACTTACACAAAAAGCCTGTTCAGCTTGTTTAATGTATGCCATTACAGTTACAGCCAATTTACGTGCAATCGGATTCTTACCATAATAGCTTTCTACTGCACTCACAACTTCTTTAGTAGATACATTTCCTGAAGCATCAGTTGCCAAGATAGTTTTTCCCTGTGCGACTCCATTCTCATCTATTTTGCTCAGTACAGCTTCATAAGCAGTAACTTCCATACCTTCCGGAGCATCTACCGACGCAGTAAAAAGCTGAATAGTTTCAGTGGTAACATTCTCCATTTCAATGCCCGCAGCAGGTGTAATATTCACGTTTATATTTTTAGCTTCCTCCGCATCAAAACCTTGAGGAGCTGCCCAGTCATCATAATCACCCTTACAACCGCTAAGAAACGCGGTTGTAAGAACTATACCATATATGAATGATTTTCTCATACTAATCAAATTATTTATTTATGCATTATTATTTATTGTAAAAATGATAGTAACCGGTAATATCATTAAAGATGACTCGATAATCGCCAGCCTCTACAGGAATATTAGCACCGCCGCCAACACCCCAACCAAACGGGAACTTATCACCGCCCCAATTAGGATTCCAACTGCTATCAACGAGGAACTTCATTCCTGTATTTTCAGTTATACTCATATCATACATCCATACATGTGGACGAGCACCCGCATAAGTATCTACCGGAGACATGTGCACAGCTCCATCACCCCAATTCGTAAAGTCACCTGCAATCATCATCTGCTGGTACTCTGCCGGGTCCTTATCAAGAGCAGTAAATGTCAAAGTGTTTGTATAACAATCAAGATCAATTCGATAGTAGCCTGCCGAAGGAACTTTAAAATCCGCACCTTCACCAGTATCATCTTTCAGACGAGGTTGGTTAATATCTCCATCAACACCACCCCATTGATCAGCCCACTCACCGGGAACACGAATAATCTTGAAGCCAAGCTCGGGTGTGAAATAACCTGTATAAGTAAGAGGACCTTTACCCGTTGCCTCATCAAACTTACCACCTTCTACTGGAGACATCGGATAAACAGAAACACCGATTTCCGATCCCCATGCACCATCTCCTACACAAGCACCGATAAGATACCACAATTCTGTATCCGCAGCAACCAATGCCTGGAAGAAAGGTTTAACTTTCATTGTTATACTATTTGAATAAGTATTTTGGCCTGAATTCAGAACACCATTAAGACGTACATATACATCCAAATTATCCGGTATTTGTTCTTCTGCTGTATATCCACCTATCTTCATAATGGCTCTATTGAAATCTTTAGCCACAACATCAAATTTAGCCTTCGTACTATAACTTTCCAATTGTACAAATTTTGGATTGCCTACAATTTCACCATTCTCATCAAGCACATTTTCCCATTCATCAGTTAATGAAAGTTGCGGATAATAGCTTACAGCAGCCGTATAACCAAAATTCGGTTGTTTACATGACAGTTCAATCCCCTCACAATTAGCTAAATCATACACATTACCAGCTAATGCAGGTGTATTCAGCACAAAACTATCAGGTACCGTCAAGGTAGGATTGGAGTCTCTGTCATCTTCACACGATGTAAAACCCATAAGAGCAACACCTGCCAACAAAGATGCAATAATATATTTTTTCATATTCCTTGTTTTCATTTAGAGATTAATAACCTGTATTCTGTTTCAGATTTTTATTATTCGAGATTTCATTTACCGGTAAAGGGAAAATACTCATATAAGAGGGGAATTGATTACCCTCATAAACTCCTCCCATCCATTCCCACTTATAGCTGGACTGTCCGGCAAATTTACCAAAGCGAATAAGATCGGTACGCCGACGTCCTTCAAGCCAGAACTCACGGCTCCATTCATCACAGATATCATCCAATGTATAAGTACTTTTTACAGGAGCATGTGCACGGGTGCGCAATTCATCTATTTTTGCTTTGGCATT from Bacteroides sp. MSB163 includes:
- a CDS encoding alpha-amylase family glycosyl hydrolase; this translates as MKRLYAFSICLLAVLAMQAQIVTTTPAFPTENDEVTIIFDATKGTAGLKGFTGDVYAHTGVTIGGTAWQYAPTWGDNSAKYKMTSLGNDKWQLKLTPSIREYYGVKSGETVTQLAFVFRSADKSKEGKETGGKDIFVDVHAVGLTVRFDQPAEKENILIGTPFTIKASASTASDLKLYVNADEIATATNTTTISQPHTFSTAGSYTLKVEATANGKTESATQEVTVLNGTSTSETMPKGVRPGINYISDTEVTLVLQAPGKKYVYVVGDFNDWTPKADYQLKQDGEYFWITLSGLVKGEEYAFQYLVDGSIYVADPYTDKVLDPWNDKYIESTTYPNLKAYPTGKAEGIVSVLQTGQTAYNWKVKNFERPASEKLVIYEMLIRDFTEEHTFNAAKEKLEYLKNLGVNAIELMPVNEFEGNTSWGYNPSFYFAVDKYYGTKNDLRAFVDECHGQGMAVIIDLVLNHSFGQSPFYLLYRDADGKPSADNPWYNQESNIKNPSLSWGYDFNHESEYTRALVDSVAGFWMSEYKIDGFRYDFTKGFSNTPYGSNDWANGPDNARIANLKRMSAAVQDRQPGAYVIFEHLAITNEEKQLGDAGILLWRNMNHSYCQTAMGWTTENDFSGLYAGTSMPAGSLVGYMESHDEERTGFKAWKWGNTGVIASTTSKNDGISPATGSNINLSTRTKRLATNAAFFLTVPGPKMIWQFGELGYDFSINNNSDGSKYDDQGGYRTDPKPIRWDYFEDADRKKLYETYAALLDLRHSYPELFASSTTFSWKVGTANWDNGRTLSATSIDGKSLVVVGNFTLADKNLSVTFPETGTWYELLKDNEPLNVTGATQIIAVPAHEFRLFTNFKPTLTGIETTAPDTEKPLIYYNRGMDTLVLPAGEAKRVEVYSVNGMLVMTQEKCTSVGLSVLPVGYYMARAYMEDGRVQVCKIMK
- a CDS encoding SusE domain-containing protein — protein: MKKYIIASLLAGVALMGFTSCEDDRDSNPTLTVPDSFVLNTPALAGNVYDLANCEGIELSCKQPNFGYTAAVSYYPQLSLTDEWENVLDENGEIVGNPKFVQLESYSTKAKFDVVAKDFNRAIMKIGGYTAEEQIPDNLDVYVRLNGVLNSGQNTYSNSITMKVKPFFQALVAADTELWYLIGACVGDGAWGSEIGVSVYPMSPVEGGKFDEATGKGPLTYTGYFTPELGFKIIRVPGEWADQWGGVDGDINQPRLKDDTGEGADFKVPSAGYYRIDLDCYTNTLTFTALDKDPAEYQQMMIAGDFTNWGDGAVHMSPVDTYAGARPHVWMYDMSITENTGMKFLVDSSWNPNWGGDKFPFGWGVGGGANIPVEAGDYRVIFNDITGYYHFYNK
- a CDS encoding Outer membrane protein SusF domain-containing protein, whose product is MRKSFIYGIVLTTAFLSGCKGDYDDWAAPQGFDAEEAKNINVNITPAAGIEMENVTTETIQLFTASVDAPEGMEVTAYEAVLSKIDENGVAQGKTILATDASGNVSTKEVVSAVESYYGKNPIARKLAVTVMAYIKQAEQAFCVSSNQVEVQVTLIKPDISESYYLVGDMVGWNEASMVKFTHSDVNVYDDPVFTISFTTTVDDQYWKIIPQKNIDAGDFFANPGVVGPKVDGDDAMSGQLVNEGAGAGKIAKAGKYNMTINMMDYTYEITEAPTELYMTGSEYSWGGVWKQLTPVNGTGTDYWTIVYLSVGEKIKFAPQAGWGNDFGGQATVNDEAGAGLVADADNNLEVKNAGWYLLHVVNGVERIVNVLVPNVYLIGDTAPAGWSVDETGKFVIPETKDGEFVSPAFMTNKEVRMCVSFGGYDWWKAEFIVLDGKIVYRGNGGDQERVSVSEGQKAYLNFTDGTGVFK